A region from the uncultured Draconibacterium sp. genome encodes:
- a CDS encoding serine acetyltransferase, whose product MTNNLVEQKIIETIARLSNPESYKLVCHKHMQGEPLPSNKNLTRVIELVREILFPGYFGSTTLKSSITPHYMGVYVDELLELLTGEILAGLCFECTDESSNKIEKHKEGAQEKAVSFIEFLPEIRRQLVTDVEATFLNDPAAKNFGEVIFSYPGIRAITNYRIAHKLLELDVPLIPRFITEMAHSETGIDIHPRAQIGESFTIDHGTGVVIGSTCIIGKNVKIYQGVTLGAKSFPLDKDGNPIKGIPRHPILEDNVVIYAGATILGRITIGENSIIGGNVWVTNTLPANSKVVQKRPKDVPFTDGAGI is encoded by the coding sequence ATGACAAATAATCTTGTTGAACAAAAAATTATAGAAACCATAGCGCGACTGAGCAATCCGGAATCATACAAGCTGGTTTGCCACAAACACATGCAGGGTGAGCCTTTACCTTCAAATAAAAATCTCACACGAGTTATTGAATTGGTTCGCGAGATATTATTTCCCGGGTACTTTGGAAGCACAACCCTTAAAAGTTCTATAACACCGCACTATATGGGCGTTTATGTTGATGAGCTGCTGGAACTGCTTACCGGCGAAATACTGGCTGGCTTGTGTTTCGAATGCACAGATGAATCATCAAATAAAATTGAAAAACATAAAGAGGGAGCCCAGGAAAAGGCCGTTTCTTTTATCGAATTTCTTCCGGAAATCAGGCGCCAACTGGTAACTGATGTTGAAGCTACCTTTTTAAACGATCCGGCAGCAAAAAATTTTGGTGAAGTTATTTTTAGTTATCCGGGAATAAGAGCAATTACAAATTACAGAATTGCGCATAAACTTCTCGAGCTTGATGTACCATTAATCCCCAGGTTTATAACCGAGATGGCTCACAGCGAAACAGGAATTGATATTCACCCACGAGCTCAAATCGGGGAAAGTTTCACAATCGACCATGGAACCGGCGTGGTAATTGGATCGACATGCATTATTGGAAAAAATGTAAAAATATATCAGGGTGTTACACTTGGGGCAAAAAGCTTTCCCTTAGACAAAGATGGTAATCCTATAAAAGGAATTCCGCGCCACCCCATTCTTGAAGATAATGTGGTAATTTATGCCGGTGCCACCATCTTAGGAAGAATTACAATTGGAGAAAATTCAATAATTGGAGGTAACGTTTGGGTTACAAATACGCTTCCAGCCAACTCCAAGGTTGTTCAAAAGCGACCAAAAGACGTTCCGTTTACAGATGGAGCAGGAATTTAA
- the pnuC gene encoding nicotinamide riboside transporter PnuC, translating into MTNIIVEWLLDNKIELLGAILGLSYIYFSIKQHILTWPTGLLTSLLYVVVFYNSKLYADMGLQAYYVVISIYGWYFWVKGKKQNEKKVAVKSTRKILWIKLLVVSIFLYAILFYILSKHTNSDVPHMDSMTTALSLVATWMLARKYLEHWLIWIFVDAFSVGLYLYKGLWATVFLFIVYTIMAVLGYLEWEKDLKNKQKDPKLAFE; encoded by the coding sequence ATGACTAATATAATTGTGGAGTGGCTCTTGGATAATAAAATTGAATTACTGGGAGCCATTCTTGGTTTATCCTACATTTATTTTTCAATAAAGCAGCATATCTTAACATGGCCAACCGGCTTGTTAACTTCATTACTGTACGTTGTTGTTTTTTATAATTCAAAACTTTATGCCGACATGGGCCTGCAAGCGTACTATGTGGTAATAAGTATATACGGATGGTATTTTTGGGTAAAAGGGAAAAAACAAAACGAAAAAAAGGTAGCGGTAAAATCCACACGAAAAATTCTCTGGATAAAACTCCTGGTAGTATCCATCTTTTTGTATGCCATCCTGTTCTATATTTTAAGCAAGCATACCAATTCTGATGTTCCACACATGGATTCGATGACCACCGCCTTAAGTCTTGTTGCCACCTGGATGCTCGCAAGAAAATATTTGGAACACTGGCTGATATGGATATTTGTTGATGCATTTTCAGTAGGCTTGTACCTATACAAAGGATTGTGGGCAACCGTATTTCTATTTATTGTTTACACCATAATGGCAGTGCTGGGCTATCTTGAATGGGAAAAAGATTTAAAAAATAAACAAAAGGATCCCAAATTAGCTTTTGAGTAA